In a single window of the Hippoglossus hippoglossus isolate fHipHip1 chromosome 7, fHipHip1.pri, whole genome shotgun sequence genome:
- the LOC117764224 gene encoding proteasomal ubiquitin receptor ADRM1-like isoform X1, producing MSSGALFPSLVSGSRGSSSKYLVEFRAGKMTLKGNVVTPDKRKGSVYVQQSDDSLIHFCWKDRTTANVDDDLIIFPDDCEFKRVSQCTTGRVYVLKFKAGSKRLFFWMQEPKTDKDEEHCRKVNEYLNNPPIPGAPGSGSGSGHELSALGGEGGLQNLLGNMSHNQLMQLIGPTGLGGLGGLGALAGPGLANLLGGGGPATSSSSSSSRSQSAAATPSSGAAPRLSSSQAPTTPVTPAASAVSPTTVAPSTPASAQTPLAPASVGSPGAHQPIQLSDLQSILATMNAATASAPGAAVDLASVCTPEMMAPILTNAEVQKRLLPFLPSGESLLQSAEEIQNTLNSPQFQQSMSMFSSALASGQLGPLMSQFGLPADAVDAANKGDVEAFASAMQSSKGDSKEKKEDDEDMSLD from the exons ATGTCGTCAGGCGCTCTCTTTCCCAGCCTGGTGAGCGGCTCCAGAGGAAGCTCCAGCAAGTACCTGGTGGAGTTCCGTGCTGGCAAAATGACCCTGAAGGGAAACGTGGTGACGCCGGACAAACGCAAGGGCTCGGTGTACGTCCAGCAGTCCGACGACTCGCTCATTCACTTCTGCTGGAAGGACAGGACGACTGCCAACGTGGATGAT GACCTGATCATCTTCCCCGATGACTGTGAATTTAAGCGTGTGAGCCAGTGCACCACGGGACGTGTCTATGTGCTGAAGTTTAAAGCCGGATCCAAGAGACTGTTCTTCTGGATGCAG GAGCCAAAGACGGACAAGGACGAAGAGCACTGCCGTAAGGTGAATGAGTACCTGAACAACCCCCCCATTCCCGGAGCGCCAGGCAGCGGGAGCGGCAGTGGCCATGAACTCTCAGCGctcggaggagagggaggcctGCAAAACCTACTGGGAAATATGAGCCACAACCAGCTGATGCAGCTGATTGGACCAACCGGACTGGGAGGACTGG GAGGCCTGGGAGCTCTAGCAGGACCAGGACTCGCCAACCTGCTGGGCGGGGGGGGACCAGCTAcgagcagctcctcctccag TTCTCGTagccaatcagcagcagccactcCTTCATCAGGCGCAGCCCCCAGACTGAGCTCCTCTCAGGCCCCCACCACCCCCGTGACCCCCGCTGCCTCCGCTGTGTCACCCACTACTGTTGCTCCCTCCACACCAG CCTCAGCTCAGACTCCTCTGGCCCCAGCCTCCGTTGGAAGTCCTGGCGCCCACCAGCCCATCCAGCTAAGTGACCTTCAGAGCATCCTGGCCACCATGAACGCAGCAACGGCGTCTGCTCCGGGAGCAGCAG tGGATCTAGCCAGTGTTTGCACCCCTGAGATGATGGCTCCCATCCTAACTAATGCTGAGGTCCAGAAGAGGCTCCTGCCCTTCCTCCCCAGTGGTGAGAGTTTACTTCAGAGCGCGGAGGAGATCCAGAACACTCTGAACTCTCCTCAGTTCCAACAG TCGATGAGCATGTTCAGCAGTGCCTTGGCCTCCGGGCAGCTCGGCCCCCTCATGAGTCAGTTTGGTCTGCCGGCCGACGCTGTGGACGCTGCCAACAAAGGAG atgTGGAGGCGTTTGCCAGCGCCATGCAGAGCAGTAAAGGAGACTCgaaggaaaagaaggaggaCGACGAGGACATGAGTCTGGATTAG
- the LOC117764224 gene encoding proteasomal ubiquitin receptor ADRM1-like isoform X2: protein MSSGALFPSLVSGSRGSSSKYLVEFRAGKMTLKGNVVTPDKRKGSVYVQQSDDSLIHFCWKDRTTANVDDDLIIFPDDCEFKRVSQCTTGRVYVLKFKAGSKRLFFWMQEPKTDKDEEHCRKVNEYLNNPPIPGAPGSGSGSGHELSALGGEGGLQNLLGNMSHNQLMQLIGPTGLGGLGLGALAGPGLANLLGGGGPATSSSSSSSRSQSAAATPSSGAAPRLSSSQAPTTPVTPAASAVSPTTVAPSTPASAQTPLAPASVGSPGAHQPIQLSDLQSILATMNAATASAPGAAVDLASVCTPEMMAPILTNAEVQKRLLPFLPSGESLLQSAEEIQNTLNSPQFQQSMSMFSSALASGQLGPLMSQFGLPADAVDAANKGDVEAFASAMQSSKGDSKEKKEDDEDMSLD from the exons ATGTCGTCAGGCGCTCTCTTTCCCAGCCTGGTGAGCGGCTCCAGAGGAAGCTCCAGCAAGTACCTGGTGGAGTTCCGTGCTGGCAAAATGACCCTGAAGGGAAACGTGGTGACGCCGGACAAACGCAAGGGCTCGGTGTACGTCCAGCAGTCCGACGACTCGCTCATTCACTTCTGCTGGAAGGACAGGACGACTGCCAACGTGGATGAT GACCTGATCATCTTCCCCGATGACTGTGAATTTAAGCGTGTGAGCCAGTGCACCACGGGACGTGTCTATGTGCTGAAGTTTAAAGCCGGATCCAAGAGACTGTTCTTCTGGATGCAG GAGCCAAAGACGGACAAGGACGAAGAGCACTGCCGTAAGGTGAATGAGTACCTGAACAACCCCCCCATTCCCGGAGCGCCAGGCAGCGGGAGCGGCAGTGGCCATGAACTCTCAGCGctcggaggagagggaggcctGCAAAACCTACTGGGAAATATGAGCCACAACCAGCTGATGCAGCTGATTGGACCAACCGGACTGGGAGGACTGG GCCTGGGAGCTCTAGCAGGACCAGGACTCGCCAACCTGCTGGGCGGGGGGGGACCAGCTAcgagcagctcctcctccag TTCTCGTagccaatcagcagcagccactcCTTCATCAGGCGCAGCCCCCAGACTGAGCTCCTCTCAGGCCCCCACCACCCCCGTGACCCCCGCTGCCTCCGCTGTGTCACCCACTACTGTTGCTCCCTCCACACCAG CCTCAGCTCAGACTCCTCTGGCCCCAGCCTCCGTTGGAAGTCCTGGCGCCCACCAGCCCATCCAGCTAAGTGACCTTCAGAGCATCCTGGCCACCATGAACGCAGCAACGGCGTCTGCTCCGGGAGCAGCAG tGGATCTAGCCAGTGTTTGCACCCCTGAGATGATGGCTCCCATCCTAACTAATGCTGAGGTCCAGAAGAGGCTCCTGCCCTTCCTCCCCAGTGGTGAGAGTTTACTTCAGAGCGCGGAGGAGATCCAGAACACTCTGAACTCTCCTCAGTTCCAACAG TCGATGAGCATGTTCAGCAGTGCCTTGGCCTCCGGGCAGCTCGGCCCCCTCATGAGTCAGTTTGGTCTGCCGGCCGACGCTGTGGACGCTGCCAACAAAGGAG atgTGGAGGCGTTTGCCAGCGCCATGCAGAGCAGTAAAGGAGACTCgaaggaaaagaaggaggaCGACGAGGACATGAGTCTGGATTAG